Proteins from one Candidatus Paceibacterota bacterium genomic window:
- a CDS encoding glycosyltransferase encodes MTSLLSLFASSFKPLSDTLSYVTMFGILYFQIFLLVTFIGKRQTIREEEMDQTLSQSRNDTYPTATVIVPCFNEEKTVDGTIKSLLSLNYPADKLKILIINDGSKDNTGAVIDKFVGHPQIEVYHKENGGKYTALNFALSKTTSEIVGCLDADSFADREALSRIANYFKNPEVMAVTPSVVISHSSNIIRQIQKAEYNLGIFVRKVCGMLDAINVTPGPFSFFRLAVFKKIGNYRHAHNTEDLEIAFRMQKHHMKIVNAHKAFVFTVGPNTIKKLYRQRVRWTSGFLSNLVDYRDMVFKKKYGHLGMIVLPMTIFGVISTLVLIGLGLIHFGISIHDQIVRYQAIGAYFKMPTFASLSFDWFFVNTSALLVIGVGLWLLTVAIIMYGQKIATGKTRLGIDTFYFLFFYSFIAPFWLIKSVYNTTLSKTAPWR; translated from the coding sequence ATGACAAGCCTGTTGTCTCTATTTGCATCTTCATTCAAGCCTCTTTCTGACACGCTTTCCTATGTCACTATGTTTGGAATACTCTATTTCCAGATTTTTTTGCTGGTGACCTTTATAGGCAAACGCCAGACTATTCGGGAAGAGGAAATGGACCAAACTTTAAGCCAGTCGCGCAATGATACCTACCCCACCGCTACTGTCATCGTGCCCTGTTTTAATGAAGAAAAAACCGTCGACGGCACCATCAAATCTCTCCTTTCCCTCAACTACCCTGCAGATAAATTAAAAATTTTAATCATCAATGACGGCAGCAAAGACAATACAGGTGCCGTCATAGATAAATTTGTCGGGCATCCTCAGATCGAGGTCTACCACAAAGAAAATGGCGGCAAATACACCGCTCTCAATTTTGCCCTTTCAAAAACCACCAGTGAAATAGTTGGTTGTCTAGATGCCGACTCATTTGCCGATCGTGAGGCTCTGAGCCGTATTGCCAACTATTTCAAAAACCCAGAAGTGATGGCCGTGACACCCTCGGTAGTGATCAGTCATTCATCCAACATCATCCGTCAAATCCAAAAAGCGGAATACAACCTGGGTATCTTTGTTAGGAAGGTCTGCGGTATGCTCGACGCCATCAACGTCACTCCCGGACCTTTTTCTTTTTTCCGGCTGGCGGTCTTTAAGAAAATTGGAAACTACAGGCATGCTCACAATACCGAAGATCTCGAAATCGCTTTCCGCATGCAAAAACACCATATGAAAATCGTGAATGCCCATAAAGCCTTTGTCTTCACCGTCGGACCAAACACCATTAAAAAACTTTACAGACAGCGTGTGCGCTGGACAAGCGGCTTTCTCTCCAATCTCGTAGACTACCGCGACATGGTTTTTAAAAAGAAGTACGGACACCTTGGTATGATTGTGTTGCCCATGACTATTTTTGGCGTGATCAGTACCCTTGTCCTGATTGGCCTGGGCTTGATCCATTTTGGTATCTCAATCCACGACCAGATTGTCCGCTATCAGGCTATCGGTGCGTATTTCAAAATGCCGACTTTTGCTTCTCTGAGTTTTGATTGGTTTTTTGTCAACACTAGCGCCCTGCTGGTGATCGGGGTTGGCCTCTGGCTCCTGACAGTGGCCATCATCATGTACGGCCAAAAGATCGCGACCGGTAAGACCCGCCTCGGTATAGATACATTCTATTTCCTTTTCTTTTATTCTTTTATCGCCCCTTTCTGGCTGATCAAATCAGTTTATAATACTACTCTCTCCAAGACAGCGCCTTGGCGTTAA
- a CDS encoding thioredoxin family protein → MDQHQRPQFEWKKYVITLVITVTIFGTALYINNIMDAKRVENVKAIQDRISLDLLSSETQFDLLKEGTCKNVNESVLSDELGTLATKLSYMEENDSSNPDLIQLKTYYSILEIKDFLLMQQLGQRCPFKPVSILYFYSKADQCPDCQKMSYVLTYLREQYPEVRIYSFDYDLGLSLVETMKSMYKIGNQLPAIVVGEKVYYGFIDIDQMKKIVPALKQLDQQHAKAVTSTPPGTSTSTNTGPNVGATTSTASTTSTSKISQ, encoded by the coding sequence ATGGACCAACACCAACGACCCCAGTTTGAATGGAAAAAATACGTTATTACTCTAGTGATTACCGTCACTATTTTTGGAACGGCTCTCTATATCAATAACATAATGGATGCCAAGCGAGTTGAAAATGTCAAAGCCATCCAGGATCGCATCTCTCTCGACCTGCTTTCGTCCGAGACACAGTTTGACCTTCTCAAGGAAGGCACCTGCAAAAATGTGAACGAATCGGTCCTTTCGGATGAGCTCGGCACTCTGGCCACCAAGCTTTCATATATGGAAGAAAATGACAGCTCCAACCCCGACCTCATCCAGCTCAAGACATATTATTCTATCCTTGAAATAAAAGATTTTCTTTTGATGCAGCAGCTTGGCCAGCGCTGTCCTTTCAAGCCGGTTTCCATTCTCTATTTTTATTCAAAAGCAGATCAATGCCCCGACTGTCAAAAAATGAGCTACGTCCTCACCTATCTCCGTGAACAATACCCAGAGGTGCGCATTTATTCTTTTGATTATGATCTTGGCCTGTCATTGGTTGAAACCATGAAATCCATGTACAAGATAGGCAACCAGCTGCCCGCCATCGTCGTGGGTGAAAAAGTCTACTATGGCTTTATTGATATAGATCAAATGAAAAAAATCGTGCCTGCCCTAAAACAGCTTGACCAGCAGCATGCTAAGGCGGTCACAAGCACACCGCCGGGCACATCCACAAGTACTAACACTGGCCCCAACGTTGGCGCGACAACTTCAACAGCTTCAACTACTTCAACCTCAAAAATTTCTCAGTGA
- the tsf gene encoding translation elongation factor Ts gives MAITTEQIKELRDLTGISIMQCKKALEEAGGDKEKALVLLRQKGADIAAKKGDRTLGAGAIAAYIHSTGTIGAMVELVSETDFVSKNEEFKKLAYDIAMQVSATSPVESEALLEQPFIKNPDLTIAQLIESAIQKFGEKIQVERFVRFGVLEK, from the coding sequence ATGGCCATCACTACCGAACAAATCAAAGAATTACGAGACCTGACAGGTATCTCTATTATGCAGTGTAAAAAAGCGCTCGAAGAGGCTGGAGGAGACAAGGAAAAAGCTTTGGTTTTGCTTCGTCAAAAGGGGGCGGATATTGCCGCTAAAAAGGGGGATCGGACCCTTGGAGCAGGGGCTATAGCGGCATATATTCACTCCACAGGCACTATTGGTGCCATGGTGGAGCTTGTCTCAGAAACAGACTTTGTGTCTAAAAATGAAGAGTTTAAAAAGCTGGCCTATGATATTGCTATGCAGGTATCAGCGACTAGTCCCGTAGAGTCAGAGGCATTACTTGAGCAACCCTTCATCAAAAATCCTGACCTCACTATTGCTCAGTTGATCGAAAGCGCCATTCAGAAGTTTGGTGAAAAGATCCAAGTGGAGCGTTTCGTGCGGTTTGGGGTTCTCGAAAAGTAG
- the rpsB gene encoding 30S ribosomal protein S2: MTTDTIAKKSDTNTTSGTVMDGLFKAGAHFGFIKSRRHPSTKPFIFGAKNKVEIFNLEKTEESLNAALEFVKKLASESKQILIVGGKSEAQAIARKAGELLEMPFVAGRWVGGTLTNFDSIRKRVEKLHDLISKREKGELVKYTKKERLLIDREIDRLTVLFLGLTPMVKMPAAMFVIDSKKEAIAVAEAKQNNIPVIALCGSDCDIKKVDYAIVGNDSSISSIAFFVDKFVEAYTNAKKIV, from the coding sequence ATGACCACAGACACAATTGCTAAAAAATCAGACACAAACACAACTTCCGGGACTGTGATGGACGGCCTTTTCAAGGCTGGGGCGCATTTTGGTTTTATCAAATCCCGCCGCCACCCATCTACCAAGCCCTTTATTTTTGGCGCCAAAAACAAAGTCGAGATTTTTAACCTCGAAAAAACTGAAGAATCTCTCAACGCCGCTCTAGAATTCGTCAAAAAACTAGCTTCCGAAAGCAAACAGATCCTGATCGTAGGAGGCAAAAGTGAGGCTCAGGCTATTGCTCGCAAGGCAGGGGAGCTGCTCGAAATGCCCTTTGTCGCTGGCCGCTGGGTAGGAGGTACTCTCACCAACTTTGACAGTATCCGCAAACGAGTAGAAAAACTCCACGACCTCATTTCCAAACGCGAAAAAGGCGAGCTCGTCAAATATACTAAAAAAGAAAGACTTTTGATTGACCGAGAGATCGACCGTCTGACTGTGCTTTTCTTAGGTCTGACTCCTATGGTCAAAATGCCAGCGGCTATGTTTGTGATTGACTCCAAAAAAGAAGCTATCGCTGTCGCTGAAGCCAAACAAAATAATATTCCGGTCATTGCTCTTTGTGGCTCTGATTGTGATATCAAAAAAGTTGACTACGCTATTGTAGGCAACGACTCATCTATCTCAAGCATCGCTTTCTTTGTAGACAAATTTGTCGAGGCCTACACCAACGCCAAGAAGATCGTTTAA